A genomic region of Sphingobium sp. HWE2-09 contains the following coding sequences:
- the uxaC gene encoding glucuronate isomerase has protein sequence MTTHVLELHPDRLLPADPATRAIARTLYDSVKSLPIVSPHGHTDPSWFANNARFANASDLLLTPDHYLFRMLYSQGVPLDALGVRNPQADPREAWRLLAQHYHLFRGTPSRMWLDWVFAQVFGMGIALNEATSDLYYDTITEMLATDALRPRSLFDRHGIELIATTESPLDTLKHHAVIRAENARAGGWQGRVITAYRPDPVIDPEFEGFATNLGLFSDLTGEDCFTWSGYLAAHRQRRAFFAEMGATSTDHGHPTPRTADLAEAEARALFETICSGRFSPQDAELFRAQMLTEMAAMSVDDGLVMQIHPGSFRNHNARLFERFGRDKGADIPMRTEFVANLKPLLDRFGNDPRLSIILFTLDESVYARELAPLAGHYPCLKLGPAWWFHDSPEGMRRFRHMTTETAGFYNTVGFNDDTRALLSIPARHDVARRIDCGFLAQLVVEHRIAEWEAADLAQDLTYNLVKKAYKL, from the coding sequence ATGACCACGCATGTTCTGGAATTGCATCCCGACCGGCTGCTGCCCGCCGACCCCGCCACGCGGGCGATCGCCAGGACGCTCTACGACAGCGTCAAAAGCCTGCCGATCGTCAGCCCCCATGGTCATACCGATCCGTCCTGGTTTGCGAACAACGCCCGCTTCGCCAATGCCAGCGATCTGCTGCTGACGCCCGATCATTATCTCTTCCGGATGCTCTATTCGCAGGGCGTGCCGCTCGACGCGCTGGGCGTGCGCAACCCACAAGCAGACCCGCGGGAAGCCTGGCGGCTGCTGGCGCAACATTATCATCTGTTCCGGGGCACGCCCTCGCGCATGTGGCTCGACTGGGTGTTTGCGCAAGTGTTCGGCATGGGGATCGCCCTGAACGAGGCTACTAGCGACCTCTATTACGACACGATCACCGAAATGCTGGCGACCGATGCGTTGCGGCCCCGGTCGCTGTTCGACCGCCATGGCATCGAACTGATCGCAACGACCGAAAGCCCGCTCGACACGCTAAAGCATCATGCCGTCATCCGCGCGGAAAATGCGCGTGCGGGCGGGTGGCAGGGGCGGGTCATCACCGCCTATCGCCCCGACCCGGTGATCGACCCGGAGTTCGAGGGTTTCGCCACCAATCTCGGCCTCTTTTCCGACCTGACGGGCGAAGATTGCTTCACCTGGTCCGGCTATCTCGCCGCCCATCGCCAGCGCCGCGCCTTCTTTGCGGAGATGGGCGCGACCTCCACCGACCATGGCCATCCCACGCCGCGCACCGCCGACCTTGCAGAAGCGGAAGCGCGCGCGCTGTTCGAAACCATCTGCTCGGGTCGCTTCTCCCCGCAGGACGCCGAACTGTTCCGCGCGCAAATGCTGACGGAAATGGCCGCGATGAGCGTGGACGACGGGCTGGTCATGCAGATCCATCCCGGCTCCTTCCGCAACCATAATGCGCGCCTGTTCGAACGTTTCGGTCGCGACAAGGGGGCAGACATTCCGATGCGGACCGAGTTCGTCGCCAATTTGAAACCCCTGCTCGACCGGTTCGGCAACGATCCCCGGCTGTCGATCATCCTCTTCACCCTGGACGAAAGCGTCTATGCGCGCGAACTCGCGCCGCTGGCGGGCCATTATCCTTGCCTCAAACTCGGCCCGGCCTGGTGGTTCCACGACAGTCCGGAAGGGATGCGCCGGTTCCGCCATATGACGACCGAAACGGCGGGCTTCTACAATACGGTCGGCTTCAACGACGATACCCGCGCATTGCTGTCGATTCCCGCGCGGCATGACGTGGCCCGGCGGATCGATTGCGGCTTCCTGGCGCAACTGGTGGTCGAACATCGCATCGCGGAGTGGGAAGCGGCCGACCTCGCCCAAGACCTGACCTATAATCTGGTGAAGAAGGCCTATAAGCTGTGA
- the manD gene encoding D-mannonate dehydratase ManD, which translates to MKIISAKVIVTCPGRNFVTLKIMTDQGVYGIGDATMNGREKAVVAYLEDHVVPCLIGMDPRRIEDIWQYLYRGAYWRRGPVTMRAIAAVDVALWDIKAKMANMPLYQLLGGRSRDGIMVYGHANGSDIAETVDAVGQYIDLGYKAIRAQTGVPGIKDAYGVGRGKLFYEPADAALPSVTGWDTRKALNYVPKLFETLRDTYGFGPHLLHDGHHRYTPQEAANLAKMLEPYQLFWLEDVTPAENQEAFKLIRQHSVTPLAVGEIFNTIWDAKDLIQNQLIDYIRCTIVSAGGVTHLRRIADLAALYQVRTGSHGATDLSPVTMGTALHFDTWVPNFGIQEYMRHTEETDAVFPHDYHFEAGELFCGETPGHGVDIDEALAAKYPYKPAYLPVARLEDGTMWNW; encoded by the coding sequence GTGAAGATCATATCGGCCAAGGTCATCGTCACCTGTCCGGGGCGGAATTTCGTCACGCTCAAGATCATGACCGACCAGGGCGTCTATGGCATTGGCGATGCGACCATGAACGGCCGCGAAAAGGCGGTCGTCGCCTATCTGGAGGATCATGTCGTCCCCTGCCTGATCGGCATGGACCCGCGCCGGATCGAGGATATCTGGCAATATCTCTATCGTGGGGCGTACTGGCGTCGCGGGCCGGTGACGATGCGCGCGATCGCGGCGGTCGATGTGGCGCTGTGGGACATCAAGGCGAAGATGGCCAACATGCCGCTCTACCAGTTGCTGGGCGGTCGCAGCCGCGACGGCATCATGGTCTATGGTCATGCCAATGGCAGCGATATCGCCGAAACCGTCGATGCGGTGGGGCAATATATCGATCTTGGCTACAAGGCCATTCGCGCGCAGACCGGCGTGCCGGGCATCAAGGACGCTTATGGTGTGGGCCGGGGCAAGCTGTTCTACGAACCGGCGGACGCGGCGCTGCCGTCTGTCACCGGCTGGGACACCCGCAAGGCGCTCAACTATGTGCCTAAGCTGTTCGAAACGCTGCGCGACACCTATGGCTTTGGCCCGCATCTGCTGCATGACGGCCATCATCGCTATACCCCGCAGGAGGCCGCGAATCTCGCCAAGATGCTGGAACCCTATCAGCTGTTCTGGTTGGAAGACGTGACCCCGGCGGAAAATCAGGAAGCGTTCAAGCTGATCCGCCAGCACAGCGTCACGCCGCTGGCCGTGGGCGAGATTTTCAACACGATCTGGGACGCGAAGGATCTGATCCAGAACCAGCTGATCGATTATATCCGCTGCACCATCGTCAGCGCAGGCGGCGTCACGCATCTGCGCCGCATCGCCGATCTGGCCGCCCTCTACCAGGTGCGCACCGGCAGCCATGGCGCGACCGACCTGTCGCCCGTGACCATGGGCACTGCGCTGCATTTCGACACATGGGTGCCCAATTTCGGTATCCAGGAATATATGCGGCATACCGAGGAAACCGACGCCGTCTTCCCGCACGACTATCATTTCGAGGCGGGCGAGCTGTTCTGCGGCGAGACGCCCGGCCATGGCGTGGACATCGACGAAGCGCTGGCCGCCAAATATCCCTACAAGCCCGCCTATCTGCCGGTCGCGCGGCTGGAAGACGGGACGATGTGGAACTGGTAA
- a CDS encoding FadR/GntR family transcriptional regulator, whose protein sequence is MAERLKLYQRVALEIERGIREGVHQPGSRLPPERDLAEQFSVSRPTIREAIIALEIRQLVEVRHGSGVYVVAAPSNDRAAAELNVGAFELIEARLMFEGEAAALAAAVMTQEELAQLKAILDRMELVDPASPMELALDREFHLAIAQGTRNSLVEQSIEHFWDLRESSPLCRHMFEQARQGGINPRPDEHRRICDALAARDSDLARAAMRDHLTRVSEDLLAVTELELIEQAKKEIGNKRRRLASGGVTA, encoded by the coding sequence ATGGCAGAACGGTTGAAACTATATCAGCGCGTCGCGCTTGAAATCGAGCGCGGCATTCGGGAGGGCGTGCATCAGCCCGGCTCCCGGCTGCCGCCCGAACGCGACCTGGCCGAACAGTTCAGCGTCAGCCGCCCGACCATCCGCGAAGCGATCATCGCGCTGGAAATCCGCCAGCTGGTCGAAGTGCGTCACGGCTCCGGCGTCTATGTCGTGGCTGCGCCATCCAATGATCGCGCGGCGGCGGAACTGAATGTCGGCGCCTTCGAACTTATCGAAGCGCGCCTGATGTTCGAAGGCGAAGCGGCCGCCCTGGCCGCCGCCGTGATGACGCAGGAGGAACTGGCGCAGCTCAAGGCGATATTGGATCGCATGGAGTTGGTGGACCCGGCATCGCCCATGGAACTGGCGCTGGATCGGGAATTTCACCTGGCGATCGCACAGGGCACCCGCAATAGCCTGGTCGAACAGTCGATCGAGCATTTCTGGGATTTGCGGGAATCCTCGCCGCTGTGCCGCCATATGTTCGAGCAGGCGCGCCAGGGCGGCATCAATCCCAGGCCCGACGAACATCGCCGCATCTGCGATGCCCTTGCAGCGCGCGACAGTGATCTGGCGCGCGCGGCGATGCGCGATCACCTGACGCGCGTGTCGGAGGATCTGCTAGCGGTCACCGAACTGGAACTGATCGAACAGGCCAAGAAGGAAATCGGCAATAAGAGGCGGCGACTCGCCAGCGGCGGCGTGACGGCCTGA